In one window of Micromonospora cathayae DNA:
- a CDS encoding DUF3427 domain-containing protein, which translates to MTVPGRGIYEHLITRELAERLRQVDPALVRHDELEPADAPDVLARHLATLARRALRAVPGGPDQLVRQVEVANAIAAGIAALAPAATGVEDQILDARNLLHAIAAPPAPPAAPSFPVRPTAPLSTGALLVNGRHQPRIGSEVVREMASAEQVDLLCAFVKWYGLRIVEPAIRELIDRGGKLRVITTTYLGATDQRALDRLVELGAEVRVSYDTRTTRLHAKAWLFRRGNGLSSAYVGSSNLSKSALVDGVEWNVRVAEAEQPHVLDTFTATFEGYWNDVAFEAYHPGRDAERLRLALRGERPAGPGTEISGVDVRPYPYQAEILADLDAERLVHGRWRNLVVMATGTGKTVVAALDYRRLARAGRVDSLLFVAHQERILTQSRSTFRQVLGDGSFGELLVGGEAPGRWRHVFASVQSLHRREIDPGAYDMVIVDEFHHAEAPTYARLLERLRPRVLLGLTATPDRADGGDVRRWFDGRAAVELHLWEALERQLLAPFQYFGLHDDTDLSVVRWRRGQGYDRDELAGVYTGNHARARIILAAVREKVDVGRMRALGFCVSIGHAEFMADWFSRHGVPSAAVTSSVDRPAQHALLRDFRAGKLRVLFTVDLFNEGVDLPMVDTILLLRPTESATVFLQQLGRGLRLDDDKACLTVLDFIGAQHADFRFDLRWRALTGLSRRGVTEAVRDDFPSLPSGCHIALDRVAKEVVLRNLERALPTSRKGLVAELRRLGDVPLAEFLRDTGLEIEDLYRSAGLGGWAGLRRLAGLDASTPGPDDRELGRAIGRMLHLDDPDRLDLLLELADDDPGQGDGPLRPADDGPGPVRSGRLRDMLYVSLWHRLPPGRAAEGLARLRAEPARRAELREVAGVLRDRIRRVTRPAPSPRLPLRVHARYSRNEACAAFGMPNPTSLREGVKWLAAEQADLFFVTLVKSERHYSPTTMYADRAVTETLFQWESQSTTSTHSPTGQRYVHHAAQGSTVHLFVRQSRVPDGDLGAPPYLYAGPMTYREHHGDRPMRILWELAHPLPADVYAAARTLAA; encoded by the coding sequence GTGACCGTACCGGGCCGGGGCATCTACGAGCATCTGATCACGCGTGAGCTGGCCGAGCGGCTGCGACAGGTCGACCCGGCTCTGGTCCGGCACGATGAGCTGGAGCCGGCCGACGCGCCGGACGTGCTGGCCCGGCACCTCGCCACGCTGGCCCGGCGGGCGTTGCGCGCCGTACCGGGTGGTCCGGACCAGCTCGTTCGGCAGGTCGAGGTCGCCAACGCCATCGCCGCCGGCATCGCCGCGCTCGCGCCGGCCGCGACCGGCGTCGAGGACCAGATTCTCGACGCCCGGAACCTGCTGCACGCCATCGCGGCCCCGCCGGCTCCGCCCGCCGCACCGAGTTTTCCGGTACGCCCCACCGCCCCGCTGTCCACCGGCGCGTTGCTGGTGAACGGACGGCACCAGCCCCGGATCGGGTCCGAGGTGGTCCGGGAAATGGCGTCGGCCGAGCAGGTCGATCTGCTCTGCGCGTTCGTGAAGTGGTACGGACTGCGGATCGTGGAGCCGGCGATCCGGGAGCTGATCGACCGGGGCGGGAAGCTTCGGGTGATCACCACGACGTATCTGGGGGCGACCGACCAGCGGGCCCTGGACCGGCTGGTCGAACTCGGGGCCGAGGTGCGGGTCTCGTACGACACCCGGACCACCCGGCTGCACGCCAAGGCCTGGCTGTTCCGCCGGGGCAACGGCCTGAGCAGCGCGTACGTCGGCTCGTCGAACCTGTCGAAGTCGGCGCTGGTGGACGGGGTCGAGTGGAACGTCCGGGTCGCCGAAGCGGAGCAGCCGCACGTGCTCGACACGTTCACCGCGACCTTCGAGGGCTACTGGAACGACGTGGCGTTCGAGGCGTACCACCCGGGGCGGGACGCCGAGCGGCTGCGGCTGGCGCTGCGCGGGGAACGGCCCGCCGGCCCCGGCACCGAGATCAGCGGCGTGGACGTGCGGCCGTACCCGTACCAGGCGGAGATCCTGGCCGACCTGGACGCCGAGCGGCTGGTGCACGGGCGCTGGCGGAACCTGGTGGTGATGGCGACCGGCACCGGCAAGACGGTGGTGGCCGCGCTGGACTACCGCCGGCTGGCCCGTGCCGGTCGGGTCGACTCGCTGCTGTTCGTCGCGCACCAGGAGCGCATCCTCACCCAGAGCCGCTCGACGTTCCGGCAGGTGCTGGGCGACGGCAGCTTCGGTGAGCTGCTGGTCGGCGGCGAAGCGCCGGGGCGGTGGCGGCACGTGTTCGCGTCGGTCCAGTCGCTGCACCGCCGGGAGATCGACCCCGGGGCGTACGACATGGTGATCGTGGACGAGTTCCACCACGCCGAGGCGCCCACGTACGCCCGGCTGCTGGAGCGGCTGCGGCCGCGCGTACTGCTGGGACTGACCGCGACCCCGGACCGGGCCGACGGCGGCGACGTGCGGCGGTGGTTCGACGGCCGGGCGGCGGTGGAGCTGCACCTGTGGGAGGCGCTGGAGCGGCAGTTGCTGGCCCCGTTCCAGTATTTCGGCCTGCACGACGACACCGACCTGTCGGTGGTGCGGTGGCGGCGCGGACAGGGCTACGACCGTGACGAGTTGGCCGGGGTCTACACCGGCAACCACGCCCGGGCCCGGATCATTCTGGCCGCCGTACGGGAGAAGGTCGACGTCGGGCGGATGCGGGCGCTCGGCTTCTGCGTGAGCATCGGGCACGCCGAGTTCATGGCGGACTGGTTCTCCCGGCACGGCGTACCGTCGGCGGCGGTGACGTCGTCGGTCGACCGGCCCGCCCAGCACGCGCTGCTGCGCGATTTCCGGGCCGGGAAGCTGCGGGTGCTGTTCACGGTCGACCTGTTCAACGAGGGCGTCGACCTGCCGATGGTGGACACCATCCTGCTGCTGCGGCCCACCGAGAGCGCGACGGTCTTCCTCCAGCAGCTCGGCCGGGGCCTGCGGCTGGACGACGACAAGGCGTGCCTGACCGTGCTGGACTTCATCGGCGCGCAGCACGCCGACTTCCGGTTCGACCTGCGCTGGCGGGCGTTGACCGGGTTGAGCCGGCGGGGCGTCACCGAGGCGGTCCGGGACGACTTCCCGTCGTTGCCGAGCGGCTGCCACATCGCGCTGGACCGGGTGGCGAAGGAGGTGGTGCTGCGTAACCTGGAACGGGCGTTGCCCACCTCCCGGAAGGGCCTGGTCGCGGAGCTGCGCCGGCTCGGGGACGTACCGCTGGCGGAGTTCCTCCGCGACACCGGCCTGGAGATCGAGGACCTGTACCGCTCGGCGGGCCTGGGTGGCTGGGCGGGACTGCGGCGGCTGGCCGGGCTGGACGCCTCGACTCCCGGCCCGGACGACCGGGAGCTGGGGCGGGCGATAGGCCGGATGCTGCACCTGGACGACCCGGACCGGCTGGACCTGCTGCTGGAGCTGGCCGACGACGACCCGGGCCAGGGGGACGGCCCGCTCCGGCCGGCTGACGACGGACCGGGACCGGTACGGTCGGGGCGGCTGCGGGACATGCTGTACGTGTCACTGTGGCACCGGCTGCCGCCTGGTCGGGCCGCCGAGGGTCTGGCCCGGCTGCGGGCCGAACCGGCACGCCGCGCCGAGTTGCGGGAGGTGGCCGGGGTGCTGCGGGACCGGATCCGCCGGGTCACCCGGCCGGCACCGTCGCCCCGGCTGCCGTTGCGGGTGCACGCCCGGTACAGCCGCAACGAGGCGTGCGCGGCGTTCGGTATGCCGAACCCGACGTCGCTGCGGGAAGGGGTGAAGTGGCTGGCGGCCGAGCAGGCCGACCTGTTCTTCGTGACGCTGGTGAAGTCCGAGCGGCACTACTCCCCCACCACGATGTACGCCGACCGGGCGGTCACCGAGACCCTGTTCCAGTGGGAGTCGCAGAGCACCACGTCGACCCACTCGCCGACCGGGCAGCGGTACGTGCACCATGCCGCGCAGGGCTCGACGGTGCACCTGTTCGTGCGGCAGAGCCGGGTGCCGGATGGTGACCTGGGCGCGCCGCCGTATCTGTACGCGGGGCCGATGACGTACCGGGAGCACCACGGGGACCGGCCGATGCGGATCCTGTGGGAGCTGGCCCACCCGCTCCCCGCCGACGTGTACGCCGCCGCCCGGACTCTCGCCGCCTGA
- a CDS encoding VOC family protein, protein MEQRISLVTLGVADLDRARTFYERLGWQGQEVERTVFFQAGGLVVVLWGRDQLAEDAGLSNPTGDGFGGITLAHNVRIRDEVDAVLTVAETAGATITRPARETFYGGYAGCFADPDGHVWEIAHNPGFTLAPDGTLTVPDFGPR, encoded by the coding sequence ATGGAACAGCGGATCAGCCTGGTCACGCTCGGCGTGGCCGACCTGGACCGGGCCCGGACGTTCTACGAGCGGCTCGGCTGGCAGGGCCAGGAGGTCGAGCGGACGGTCTTCTTCCAGGCCGGCGGTCTGGTTGTCGTGCTCTGGGGCCGCGACCAGCTCGCCGAGGACGCCGGCCTCAGCAACCCGACCGGTGACGGGTTCGGCGGCATCACCCTGGCGCACAACGTGCGTATCCGGGATGAGGTGGATGCGGTGCTGACCGTGGCGGAGACCGCCGGGGCGACGATCACCCGGCCGGCCCGGGAGACCTTCTACGGTGGGTACGCCGGCTGCTTCGCCGATCCGGACGGGCACGTCTGGGAGATCGCGCACAACCCGGGGTTCACCCTTGCCCCGGACGGCACGCTCACCGTCCCCGACTTCGGGCCGCGCTGA
- a CDS encoding DNA sulfur modification protein DndB, whose amino-acid sequence MLTAELGLTQHDSLTAAQQAASEAASACGGRSFTCVVFQQGGRLMLTTAFSNAFLVKHVVAEPAAKGGNPRMATNRPMDSTHVRAISKYLVENERNYILPPLTLNVRSVPAIHVPRGNFATTVGFVVIGDETRFSVTDGQHRLAAISKASESLNGPDSMFMSESVSVVIVVEPDLARIHQDFADAAQTKQIPASLLAAFNTREPLNRVLTKIVDGSRLFHGRIDETSKSLSKNSPAIFLLNQVRGMVKELLFRDYALSESSIPARSNQVIGSTYKQDAFVERTLSMMDILTKHMAPWSVISELPTSGGPANQVVDFRRHYINMTATGLVIIGHVAYEIEKNQDPEWRIDRYVDLATKVDWRREAEIWRGNIISGDKISTTRSPGRLAAKRVMSAIGLPSVDVADGAIPGIDPLVGAGI is encoded by the coding sequence ATGCTGACCGCCGAGCTGGGTCTCACCCAGCATGATTCCCTGACTGCCGCCCAGCAGGCCGCAAGTGAAGCGGCGTCTGCCTGTGGCGGCCGTTCCTTCACCTGTGTGGTTTTCCAGCAAGGTGGACGGCTCATGCTCACTACCGCGTTCTCGAACGCGTTCCTCGTGAAGCATGTCGTGGCCGAGCCTGCTGCCAAGGGTGGCAACCCCCGAATGGCGACGAACCGCCCGATGGACTCGACGCATGTGCGTGCGATCAGCAAGTACCTGGTGGAGAACGAGCGAAACTACATCCTGCCGCCATTGACGCTGAATGTCCGTTCTGTCCCGGCTATTCACGTTCCACGTGGCAACTTCGCCACAACGGTCGGGTTCGTTGTCATCGGTGACGAGACCAGGTTCTCCGTGACCGATGGACAGCATCGGCTCGCCGCGATTTCGAAGGCGAGTGAGTCGCTGAACGGCCCTGACTCTATGTTCATGAGTGAAAGCGTGTCCGTGGTCATCGTTGTCGAGCCCGACCTTGCTCGAATCCATCAAGACTTTGCTGACGCGGCTCAGACGAAGCAGATCCCGGCAAGCCTTCTGGCGGCCTTCAACACCCGAGAGCCGCTGAACCGAGTGTTGACCAAGATCGTGGACGGCTCGAGGCTGTTCCATGGACGAATCGACGAGACTTCGAAGAGTCTGTCCAAGAACTCCCCTGCGATCTTCCTGCTCAACCAGGTTCGGGGGATGGTGAAGGAGCTGCTTTTCCGCGACTACGCCCTGAGCGAGTCGAGCATTCCTGCCAGGAGCAATCAGGTGATAGGCTCGACCTACAAGCAGGACGCTTTCGTTGAGCGGACCCTCTCGATGATGGACATCCTGACCAAACACATGGCGCCGTGGTCGGTTATTTCGGAGCTACCTACCTCGGGTGGCCCGGCCAATCAGGTGGTAGATTTCCGAAGGCATTACATCAACATGACTGCCACTGGGTTGGTGATCATTGGTCACGTCGCCTATGAAATCGAGAAGAACCAAGATCCGGAATGGCGCATCGATCGCTACGTAGACCTTGCTACCAAGGTCGACTGGCGGCGGGAGGCCGAGATCTGGCGAGGCAACATCATCTCGGGCGACAAAATCAGTACGACTCGCTCGCCAGGGCGGCTCGCTGCCAAGAGGGTGATGTCCGCGATCGGGTTGCCTTCTGTCGATGTGGCCGACGGCGCGATACCTGGCATCGACCCTCTGGTTGGCGCCGGAATCTAG
- a CDS encoding AAA domain-containing protein: MRAALELPPAVEAERVITAVLADLRSGDHRGVVVDSPPGAGKSTLVVRAAAELAGAGEPLIIIAQTNEQVDDLIDRLARKAPGLRIGRLSAGDYRPSERITAHETVRVAAKVADLGGPAVIIGTAAKWATVTEGSWPWAIVDEAYQMRSDALLRVAGRFERALFVGDPGQLDPFSTVDVARWTGLTWDPMQSAVAVLLRHNPDLPVHRLPVSWRLPASAAPVVARAFYPFTGFRAGTGPDDRVLTFTEAGPGDTVDAAVELAATSGWALYELPARHTLRTDSEAAAACAALALRVLQRGAVAYSSGESSPVDASRIAVGAAHRDQVAAIRARLGEAGAGVTVDTANRLQGREYDVTIVLHPLSGRRDATGFHLESGRLCVLTSRHRHACIVVARAGIAELLDAHPSTEVVHLNVPVKFPDGWEANQSMQSHFLGTRVSV, translated from the coding sequence ATGCGGGCTGCCCTGGAACTGCCGCCGGCAGTGGAGGCGGAGCGGGTTATCACGGCCGTCCTGGCCGACCTGCGCTCCGGCGACCACCGGGGCGTGGTGGTCGACTCGCCGCCCGGGGCCGGCAAGTCCACCCTCGTGGTCCGGGCCGCCGCCGAGCTGGCCGGGGCCGGCGAGCCGCTGATCATCATCGCGCAGACCAACGAGCAGGTGGACGACCTGATCGACCGGCTCGCCCGCAAGGCCCCCGGGCTGCGGATCGGCCGGCTGTCGGCCGGCGACTACCGGCCGTCCGAGCGGATCACCGCGCACGAGACGGTCCGGGTCGCCGCGAAGGTCGCCGACCTGGGCGGTCCGGCCGTCATCATCGGGACGGCCGCCAAGTGGGCCACCGTCACCGAGGGCTCCTGGCCGTGGGCGATCGTGGACGAGGCGTACCAGATGCGGTCCGACGCTCTGCTGCGCGTGGCCGGCAGGTTCGAGCGGGCCCTGTTCGTAGGGGATCCCGGGCAGCTCGACCCGTTCTCCACCGTCGACGTGGCGCGCTGGACCGGCCTGACCTGGGATCCGATGCAGTCGGCGGTGGCGGTGCTGTTACGCCACAACCCGGACCTGCCGGTGCACCGGCTGCCGGTGTCCTGGCGGCTGCCCGCCTCGGCGGCCCCGGTGGTGGCGCGGGCGTTCTACCCGTTCACCGGGTTCCGGGCCGGGACCGGGCCGGACGACCGGGTGCTGACGTTCACCGAGGCCGGGCCGGGCGACACCGTCGACGCGGCGGTGGAGCTGGCCGCCACCTCCGGTTGGGCGCTGTACGAGCTGCCCGCCCGGCACACCCTGCGTACCGATTCCGAGGCGGCAGCCGCCTGTGCTGCCCTCGCGCTGCGGGTGTTGCAGCGCGGCGCGGTGGCATACTCGTCCGGCGAGTCCTCCCCGGTCGACGCGTCCCGGATCGCCGTCGGGGCCGCGCACCGCGACCAGGTCGCGGCCATCCGCGCCCGGCTGGGCGAGGCGGGTGCGGGCGTCACCGTCGACACCGCCAACCGGCTCCAGGGCCGCGAGTACGACGTGACGATCGTCCTGCACCCGCTCTCCGGCCGGCGGGACGCCACCGGGTTCCACCTGGAGTCGGGGCGGTTGTGCGTGCTGACGTCCCGGCACCGGCACGCCTGCATCGTGGTGGCGCGGGCCGGGATCGCGGAACTGCTGGACGCCCACCCGTCGACCGAGGTGGTGCACCTCAACGTCCCGGTCAAGTTCCCCGACGGCTGGGAAGCGAACCAGTCGATGCAGTCGCACTTTCTGGGCACTCGAGTATCCGTCTGA
- a CDS encoding flavoprotein codes for MTSQPVLYLVVSAAGPAQHIDDLVGLLIADGWTVCLILTPTAATWLDRAALAERTGHPVRVEWRLPGDPEPHPEADAVAVVPATFNVINKWATGVNDTLALGILNEALGAGVPVHAFPRVGDLGNHPAYPGHLRLLRDAGVQVTDLPDIRRDGWQPVVDTLRPTKP; via the coding sequence ATGACGAGTCAGCCCGTGCTCTACCTGGTGGTATCCGCCGCTGGACCGGCGCAGCACATCGACGATCTGGTCGGCCTGTTGATCGCCGACGGTTGGACGGTCTGCCTGATCCTCACCCCCACCGCCGCCACCTGGCTCGACCGCGCCGCCCTCGCGGAACGGACCGGCCACCCGGTACGCGTCGAGTGGCGGCTGCCCGGCGACCCCGAGCCGCATCCGGAGGCCGACGCCGTCGCCGTCGTACCGGCCACCTTCAACGTGATCAACAAGTGGGCGACCGGCGTCAACGACACCCTCGCCCTGGGCATCCTCAACGAGGCGCTCGGCGCGGGCGTACCGGTGCACGCCTTCCCCCGCGTCGGCGACCTCGGCAACCACCCCGCCTACCCCGGGCACCTCCGGCTGCTGCGGGACGCCGGCGTCCAGGTCACCGACCTGCCCGACATACGCCGCGACGGCTGGCAGCCGGTCGTGGACACCCTCCGCCCCACGAAACCGTGA
- a CDS encoding isoamylase, giving the protein MSVPRARRVRATLAALVGLTLTAVVTPVLDVAPPPAAAAIDARTLGARYDGTGARITFRVYSSAATRMTVNLYAAPTGTSENASYLLTRDASGVFSATVEVSALRAAGIAGTVYYGYRAWGPNWPYSASWTKGSTAGFVADVDAAGNRFNPNKLLLDPYAREISHDPLRPGMTSSTTYASGPAYRTIDSGPHAAKGIVLSATTPAYGSKPTRPLKDDLVYEVHLRGLTMNDPAVPAAYRGTYRGAGLKAAYLASLGVTAVEFLPLQETQNDTNDVDPTGTAGDNYWGYMTVNYFAPDRRYAYDRSPGGPTREFQQMVKAFHDAGIKVLVDVVYNHTGEGGVYSAGVSNVYDIVSWRGLDNPTYYSLTADRQSSWDNTGVGGNYNTYNPVAQDLIVDSLAYWKDTLGVDGFRHDLASVLGNTCQHGCFTYNKTDPNTALNRITREMPSRPAGGGAGVDWIAEPWALGNGTYQVGNFPAGWAEWNGQYRDTLRRDQNKLGVDPVTPGQLADRFAGSSDLYGDDGRRPWHSVNFMVAHDGFTLADLYACNGKNNTQPWPYGPSDGGSDDNVSWDHGGVAADQRRAARNGHAFLMLSAGTPMITGGDETLRGMRCNNNPYNLDSSANWLGWNPTADQTTFRTFAARLAAFRHAHPALRPANFYSAADTNGNGLAQLAWFTPAGTAPDGAYWGNAGNHALAWRIDGTEFGDPASAIYVGYNGWSGDVNFTLPSPGTGKQWYRVTDTASWAEGANQVAAPGSEALIGGQGTSYLLRGRSLLLLIAK; this is encoded by the coding sequence ATGTCCGTACCCCGAGCCCGGCGCGTCCGGGCCACCCTCGCCGCCCTCGTCGGCCTCACCCTGACCGCCGTCGTCACGCCCGTGCTCGACGTCGCGCCACCGCCCGCCGCCGCCGCGATCGACGCCCGCACCCTCGGCGCGCGCTACGACGGCACCGGGGCCCGGATCACCTTCCGGGTGTACTCGTCGGCCGCCACCCGGATGACCGTCAACCTCTACGCCGCACCCACCGGCACCAGCGAGAACGCCTCCTACCTGCTCACCCGGGACGCCTCCGGGGTGTTCAGCGCCACCGTCGAGGTCAGCGCCCTGCGGGCCGCCGGGATCGCCGGCACCGTCTACTACGGCTACCGGGCCTGGGGGCCGAACTGGCCGTACAGCGCCTCCTGGACCAAGGGTTCGACGGCCGGGTTCGTCGCCGACGTGGACGCCGCCGGCAACCGGTTCAACCCCAACAAGCTGCTCCTCGACCCGTACGCCCGGGAGATCAGCCACGACCCGCTGCGCCCCGGCATGACCAGCTCCACCACGTACGCCTCCGGGCCGGCGTACCGAACCATCGACAGCGGACCGCACGCCGCCAAGGGCATCGTGCTGTCCGCCACCACCCCCGCGTACGGCAGCAAGCCGACCCGGCCCCTCAAGGACGACCTGGTGTACGAGGTGCACCTGCGCGGCCTGACCATGAACGACCCGGCGGTGCCGGCCGCCTACCGGGGCACCTACCGGGGCGCTGGGCTGAAGGCCGCCTACCTGGCCTCGCTCGGGGTGACCGCGGTGGAGTTCCTCCCGTTGCAGGAGACCCAGAACGACACCAACGACGTCGACCCCACCGGCACGGCCGGCGACAACTACTGGGGTTACATGACGGTCAACTACTTCGCCCCGGACCGGCGGTACGCCTACGACCGCTCCCCCGGCGGACCGACCCGCGAGTTCCAGCAGATGGTCAAGGCGTTCCACGACGCCGGGATCAAGGTGCTGGTCGACGTGGTCTACAACCACACCGGCGAGGGCGGCGTCTACAGCGCCGGCGTGTCGAACGTCTACGACATCGTCTCCTGGCGCGGACTGGACAACCCCACCTACTACTCGCTCACCGCCGACCGGCAGTCGTCCTGGGACAACACCGGCGTCGGCGGCAACTACAACACCTACAATCCGGTCGCCCAGGACCTGATCGTCGATTCGCTGGCGTACTGGAAGGACACCCTCGGGGTGGACGGGTTCCGGCACGACCTCGCCTCGGTGCTCGGCAACACCTGCCAGCACGGCTGCTTCACGTACAACAAGACCGACCCGAACACCGCGCTCAACCGGATCACCCGGGAGATGCCGTCCCGCCCGGCCGGCGGCGGCGCGGGAGTGGACTGGATCGCCGAACCGTGGGCGCTGGGCAACGGCACCTACCAGGTGGGGAACTTCCCGGCCGGCTGGGCCGAGTGGAACGGCCAGTACCGGGACACCCTGCGCCGCGACCAGAACAAGCTCGGCGTCGACCCGGTCACCCCGGGGCAGCTCGCCGACCGGTTCGCCGGCTCCTCCGACCTGTACGGCGACGACGGCCGGCGGCCCTGGCACTCGGTCAACTTCATGGTCGCCCACGACGGGTTCACCCTGGCCGACCTGTACGCCTGCAACGGCAAGAACAACACCCAGCCCTGGCCGTACGGCCCCTCCGACGGCGGCAGCGACGACAACGTCTCCTGGGACCACGGCGGGGTGGCCGCCGACCAGCGCCGGGCGGCCCGCAACGGGCACGCCTTCCTGATGCTCTCCGCCGGCACCCCGATGATCACCGGTGGGGACGAGACACTGCGCGGAATGCGGTGCAACAACAACCCGTACAACCTGGACTCGTCGGCGAACTGGCTGGGCTGGAACCCGACCGCCGACCAGACCACCTTCCGGACCTTCGCCGCCCGGCTGGCCGCGTTCCGGCACGCCCACCCGGCGCTGCGCCCGGCGAACTTCTACTCCGCCGCCGACACCAACGGCAACGGCCTGGCCCAGTTGGCCTGGTTCACCCCGGCCGGCACCGCACCCGACGGGGCGTACTGGGGCAACGCCGGCAACCACGCGCTGGCCTGGCGGATCGACGGCACCGAGTTCGGCGACCCGGCGTCGGCCATCTACGTCGGCTACAACGGCTGGTCCGGGGACGTGAACTTCACCCTCCCGTCGCCGGGCACCGGAAAGCAGTGGTACCGGGTCACCGACACCGCGAGCTGGGCAGAGGGGGCGAACCAGGTGGCCGCGCCCGGGTCGGAGGCGCTGATCGGCGGCCAGGGCACCAGCTACCTGCTGCGCGGCCGCAGCCTGCTCCTCCTGATCGCGAAGTAG